A window from Synergistaceae bacterium encodes these proteins:
- a CDS encoding sugar ABC transporter substrate-binding protein, whose protein sequence is MKKFLLALLCAIFVVLPVMAYAADTAKTEGIKASPEFYAKADMSVLKGKKIGITIQSLQNAYWAGVMTALREILTEAGAEFTIVACNDSSATQIGQIENFVSAGCDLIMVHPSDANAVEDACAEARNFGIKVMCWDDPMKNTDGNWILNNTDLGIAIGELAGDFINQHYSTEKKAQVAVIGYPQTVILLERENGIKQGLENKAAGKYEIVASQAALEPNIAQNAMEIILQAHPDCRVVTGIGAGPMIGADEALQIATGGKIPDDMGVFTTDVTKQQLGQLADPTYPAKGIIGFEGSDEDTARACASMYALILGGKLEHKNVFRGVTPITPETVAKIMSGMK, encoded by the coding sequence ATGAAGAAATTTTTACTCGCTCTGTTATGTGCAATTTTTGTTGTGCTCCCTGTAATGGCTTATGCTGCTGACACGGCCAAGACTGAAGGAATCAAAGCAAGCCCGGAATTTTACGCAAAAGCCGATATGTCAGTTCTTAAGGGCAAGAAAATCGGAATCACTATTCAATCACTGCAAAATGCCTACTGGGCGGGAGTTATGACAGCATTGCGCGAGATTTTGACGGAGGCCGGGGCAGAGTTCACGATTGTTGCATGTAATGACAGCTCGGCGACTCAGATTGGCCAGATTGAAAATTTTGTATCCGCCGGCTGTGATTTAATAATGGTACACCCTTCAGATGCAAACGCCGTTGAAGATGCCTGTGCAGAAGCTAGGAATTTCGGCATTAAAGTAATGTGCTGGGACGACCCTATGAAGAATACTGACGGGAACTGGATATTAAATAATACTGACTTGGGTATAGCAATCGGCGAACTTGCAGGAGATTTCATTAATCAGCACTATTCAACCGAGAAGAAAGCGCAGGTTGCAGTTATCGGTTATCCTCAGACAGTTATATTGCTTGAGCGCGAGAACGGAATCAAGCAGGGACTCGAGAATAAAGCAGCCGGAAAATATGAAATCGTAGCTTCTCAGGCAGCCCTTGAGCCAAATATCGCACAAAACGCAATGGAAATTATATTACAGGCTCACCCTGACTGCAGAGTCGTAACTGGTATAGGCGCGGGCCCCATGATCGGAGCAGATGAGGCACTCCAAATTGCAACGGGCGGCAAAATTCCCGATGACATGGGAGTCTTCACAACCGACGTAACTAAGCAGCAATTAGGACAGCTCGCAGATCCCACTTATCCGGCAAAGGGCATTATCGGCTTTGAAGGTTCAGACGAGGACACAGCGAGGGCTTGTGCTTCAATGTATGCTTTAATTCTCGGCGGAAAACTTGAACATAAAAACGTATTCAGGGGAGTTACTCCTATTACGCCTGAGACAGTCGCAAAAATTATGTCAGGTATGAAATAA
- a CDS encoding SDR family oxidoreductase, with translation MGIIEKMRLDGKKGFVTGAARGIGKCTATAFAEAGADVAIVDMDLETAESTAKEIAASTGRKIIALKCDVTVEEQVQSMVNQVIAELGGLNFCHANAGICINESADKMSYSQWLKVINVNLNSVFLTDTIAGRYMLSHGGGSIINTASMSAHIVNVPQPQCAYNASKAGVIQLTKSLAVEWAKRGVRVNSISPGYIGTDLTLSSEFLKPLIAKWNELSPVGRLGKPEELESICVYLAGDTSTFTTGADFALDGAFTCF, from the coding sequence GTGGGTATCATCGAAAAAATGCGTCTTGACGGCAAAAAAGGTTTTGTTACCGGAGCAGCCCGGGGAATCGGCAAGTGTACAGCTACGGCATTTGCTGAGGCGGGGGCAGATGTCGCAATAGTTGACATGGATCTTGAGACAGCAGAATCAACCGCAAAAGAAATCGCAGCTTCTACAGGACGTAAAATTATCGCGCTAAAATGTGATGTAACAGTTGAAGAGCAAGTACAATCAATGGTAAATCAAGTTATTGCGGAGTTAGGCGGACTGAATTTCTGTCATGCAAACGCCGGAATCTGCATAAACGAGTCAGCCGATAAAATGAGTTATTCTCAATGGCTGAAAGTTATTAACGTAAATCTCAATAGTGTATTCTTGACTGATACGATAGCGGGCAGATATATGCTCTCACACGGGGGCGGCTCGATAATTAATACTGCCTCAATGAGTGCTCATATCGTGAACGTTCCGCAGCCTCAATGTGCTTATAATGCGTCAAAGGCCGGAGTCATTCAGCTGACAAAATCGCTCGCTGTCGAATGGGCAAAACGCGGAGTCCGTGTAAATTCAATTAGTCCCGGCTATATCGGAACAGATTTGACTCTGAGCTCTGAATTTCTCAAGCCCTTAATTGCAAAATGGAACGAATTATCACCGGTCGGCAGGCTCGGCAAACCTGAAGAACTCGAGTCAATCTGCGTATACTTGGCCGGAGACACAAGCACATTCACAACTGGTGCAGATTTTGCGCTTGACGGTGCATTTACGTGCTTTTAA
- a CDS encoding sugar ABC transporter ATP-binding protein: protein MANNDNDYVLELEHIRKEYPGVIALKDVTLQLRRGEILGLIGENGAGKSTLIKCCSGAVIPTSGKIKINGKEFTRMTPQLAAENGIAIIYQEFNNVGELSAAENMFLGRPILKKNGIIIDRKAMEEEAAKAFEQLNIKINPRTLVKNLSVGYQQMVEIAKAIQQNAQVLIMDEPSAPLTTNEVESMFKVVELLKSRGVSIIYISHRLEEIFRLSDRIEVIRDGEYVDTLITDKDPATIPHQVDELIKLMVGREMTQKYPPREPCIRDEVVLKLEHVYGNGDQDISFEVHAGEVLGLGGLVGAGRTEIAQVIFGAKPKESGKIIFMGKEINPKAPRAAIDHGIALLPEDRKRHGALLTNSIKNNISMPIYERISKGTVINKKREHSIAEGYREDIQIKCPSIHQLVKNLSGGNQQKVILAKWLAAQSKLIIFDEPTRGIDVGAKFEIYKLINDLVEDGVAVLMISSEMEELMGMSDRIIVLAENKVMGELQKNEFNADLIMSYASGVVPDKDKKLVKEAS, encoded by the coding sequence TTGGCAAATAATGATAATGATTATGTTCTCGAACTCGAACACATAAGAAAAGAATATCCCGGAGTTATTGCTTTAAAAGATGTTACGCTGCAATTAAGACGAGGCGAAATTTTAGGACTCATAGGTGAAAATGGTGCTGGGAAGTCTACACTCATAAAATGCTGTTCGGGCGCAGTTATTCCTACTTCAGGAAAAATTAAGATCAACGGCAAAGAGTTCACGAGAATGACTCCCCAGTTAGCAGCAGAAAACGGAATTGCAATAATTTATCAGGAATTTAACAATGTCGGGGAATTATCAGCAGCTGAAAATATGTTCTTAGGCCGACCGATACTTAAGAAAAACGGAATTATTATAGATCGCAAAGCAATGGAAGAAGAGGCCGCAAAAGCATTTGAGCAGCTAAATATAAAAATTAACCCCCGCACGCTCGTTAAAAATCTTTCAGTAGGTTATCAGCAAATGGTCGAAATCGCAAAGGCAATACAGCAAAACGCCCAAGTCTTAATAATGGACGAACCCAGCGCGCCTTTGACAACAAATGAAGTAGAAAGCATGTTCAAAGTTGTAGAATTATTAAAATCCCGCGGAGTCTCAATTATATATATTTCTCACAGGCTCGAAGAAATTTTTAGACTCAGTGACAGAATCGAAGTAATTAGAGATGGCGAATATGTTGACACTCTTATAACTGACAAGGACCCCGCGACTATTCCTCATCAAGTTGACGAGCTTATAAAATTAATGGTCGGCCGCGAAATGACGCAGAAATACCCGCCTCGTGAGCCCTGTATACGTGATGAAGTAGTTCTTAAATTAGAACATGTTTACGGGAACGGGGATCAAGATATTTCTTTTGAAGTCCATGCGGGAGAAGTTCTCGGACTGGGCGGACTCGTTGGAGCAGGACGCACGGAAATAGCACAGGTAATTTTCGGAGCAAAGCCAAAAGAATCCGGCAAAATTATATTCATGGGCAAAGAAATTAACCCTAAAGCACCCAGAGCAGCAATAGATCACGGGATCGCGCTTTTACCTGAAGACAGGAAGAGGCACGGCGCATTGTTGACTAACTCAATCAAGAATAATATTTCAATGCCGATCTATGAAAGAATCTCAAAGGGTACTGTCATAAATAAGAAACGCGAGCACTCAATCGCCGAGGGTTATCGTGAAGATATTCAAATAAAGTGTCCCAGCATCCACCAGTTAGTAAAGAACTTAAGCGGGGGCAATCAGCAGAAAGTCATATTAGCAAAATGGCTCGCTGCACAGTCTAAATTAATTATATTTGACGAACCTACGCGGGGGATCGATGTCGGCGCAAAATTTGAGATTTACAAGCTGATTAATGACCTAGTAGAAGACGGAGTCGCAGTGTTAATGATTTCGTCCGAAATGGAAGAGTTAATGGGCATGTCAGATAGAATTATAGTACTCGCTGAAAATAAAGTGATGGGCGAATTGCAAAAAAATGAATTTAACGCGGATTTAATTATGTCATATGCGTCCGGCGTTGTTCCTGATAAAGATAAAAAGTTAGTTAAGGAGGCTTCTTAA
- a CDS encoding ROK family transcriptional regulator codes for MVKSITPAQIRENNHNRIYELIYKQGHKGISQQEISSALNISRPTVAYNLRELQEECLIIQENLQPEPSQSAGRKPIIWAADSEHKIAIGVEILREAVKIIAINLYAEKINYEIIEIEFNNNESYFKYISERVKNFIDSLTLKNASQKILGIGFALQCLVSEDGQTVIYGEILKCTGLKIDVFTKWLDYPCMFVHEPDGAALSELWVSPELRNAIYLSMSVHLGGAIISERRIINGIHRHSATFEHIRAKEDGDLCYCGLHGCFETVCSMTALIGEGKSPDKFFERVRADKLNESKRWRIFLEYLANFITNLHLFIDTKYILGGHLAPYFIDQDVKFLYDKIRENTPFIEGDDYILISKMPSHNITIGAALPYIMKFLKTFGFSN; via the coding sequence ATGGTAAAAAGCATCACACCGGCACAAATACGCGAAAATAATCATAATAGAATCTACGAATTAATTTACAAGCAAGGCCATAAAGGAATCTCCCAGCAGGAAATTTCTTCGGCTCTCAACATAAGCCGCCCTACTGTTGCATATAATTTGCGTGAACTTCAGGAAGAATGCTTAATAATTCAAGAAAATTTGCAGCCTGAACCCTCACAATCTGCCGGAAGAAAGCCTATAATCTGGGCCGCTGATTCTGAACATAAAATCGCAATCGGAGTCGAAATTTTGCGCGAGGCCGTGAAGATAATTGCAATAAATTTATACGCCGAAAAAATTAATTATGAAATAATAGAAATCGAATTCAATAATAACGAGTCATATTTTAAATATATCAGCGAACGAGTTAAAAATTTTATAGACTCACTGACTCTCAAGAATGCATCACAAAAAATTTTAGGTATAGGCTTTGCTTTGCAGTGTCTAGTCTCTGAAGACGGCCAGACTGTAATTTACGGTGAAATTCTCAAGTGCACGGGCTTAAAAATTGACGTGTTCACAAAGTGGCTTGATTATCCTTGTATGTTCGTTCATGAACCGGACGGGGCTGCGTTGTCTGAATTATGGGTGTCGCCTGAGTTAAGAAACGCGATTTATTTATCAATGAGTGTGCATTTAGGCGGGGCAATAATAAGCGAGCGCAGAATTATTAACGGTATTCACAGACACAGCGCAACTTTTGAACATATACGGGCAAAAGAAGACGGCGATTTATGTTATTGCGGTCTGCACGGCTGCTTTGAGACTGTATGCTCAATGACTGCATTAATAGGCGAAGGGAAGAGTCCCGATAAATTTTTTGAACGAGTGCGGGCTGATAAGCTAAATGAGTCAAAACGCTGGAGAATATTTCTTGAATATCTTGCAAATTTTATAACTAACCTGCATTTATTTATCGACACAAAATATATTCTCGGCGGACACTTAGCACCATATTTTATAGATCAAGACGTTAAATTTCTTTATGACAAGATTCGCGAGAATACCCCATTTATAGAGGGCGATGATTATATT
- a CDS encoding polysaccharide biosynthesis C-terminal domain-containing protein, with translation MNERTREILKIGVPAMFEGISTTFANIIDSKMVSSMGLTAISAVSVTNQPRYFVLCLFFAINTVISVLVAHHLGAKDRDGANGVLFSGLIITIIAGVIFSTIYVIFARPIMLFCSGQPDTLNDSILYFQIVVGGLIFKLIYLVINAALRGCGKTRITMISNLTSCVVNIIFNYLLINGNLGFPAMKIAGAALATVLGNVAALFVSAIFACQKNLYVNLPYIIESRIRVTRKILSEIHNKWYKVAGENLLTRVGFLIASIIAARMGSYDMAIYAIGMHLMNVNFSIGSGFQTAAIALIGRSYGAKNLDEIKSYSKEIFRFPASRKFDTGYIIRTRPLGYMDIYIFIAGNTNAYSVYKIQEKYIRFD, from the coding sequence ATGAATGAACGAACAAGGGAAATTCTGAAAATTGGAGTCCCCGCAATGTTTGAGGGAATTTCTACGACATTCGCAAATATAATCGACTCTAAAATGGTATCAAGTATGGGACTTACTGCAATTTCTGCTGTGAGTGTTACAAATCAGCCTCGTTATTTTGTTTTGTGCTTATTCTTTGCAATAAATACTGTAATTAGCGTTCTCGTTGCCCATCATTTAGGAGCTAAGGACAGGGACGGGGCGAACGGCGTATTATTTTCGGGATTGATTATAACTATTATTGCCGGAGTAATTTTCAGCACAATTTATGTTATCTTTGCCCGGCCTATAATGCTTTTCTGCAGTGGTCAGCCTGACACTTTGAATGACTCGATTTTATATTTTCAGATTGTAGTAGGCGGCTTAATATTTAAGCTGATATATTTAGTGATAAATGCTGCATTGAGGGGCTGCGGCAAGACAAGAATAACAATGATCTCGAATTTGACATCATGCGTAGTGAATATAATATTTAATTACTTGCTGATAAACGGTAATTTAGGATTCCCAGCTATGAAGATTGCCGGGGCTGCACTTGCTACGGTGTTAGGGAATGTAGCGGCGTTATTTGTGAGTGCGATATTTGCATGTCAAAAAAATTTATATGTGAATTTGCCGTATATAATCGAGTCAAGAATCAGAGTCACCCGTAAAATTTTGAGCGAAATTCATAACAAATGGTACAAAGTCGCCGGAGAAAATCTTTTGACTCGTGTAGGATTTCTTATAGCAAGTATAATAGCTGCTAGAATGGGTTCATACGATATGGCAATTTACGCTATAGGAATGCACCTAATGAATGTAAATTTTTCTATAGGGTCAGGCTTTCAGACGGCAGCAATAGCACTTATAGGCAGGAGCTACGGGGCTAAGAATTTAGACGAGATAAAATCTTACAGTAAAGAAATTTTCAGATTTCCAGCCTCCCGCAAATTTGATACTGGCTATATTATTAGGACTCGGCCACTGGGGTATATGGATATCTATATTTTTATCGCAGGTAATACAAATGCTTATAGTGTATATAAGATTCAAGAAAAATATATCAGGTTTGATTAA
- a CDS encoding mannitol dehydrogenase family protein, translating to MKLNYKGLADKDSWHKAGISLPSYNPEELAAKTRNNPRWVHFGIGNIFRIFIGGIADKLINSGLLDRGITCIETFDYDVVDKIYRPFDNLALAVTLYGDGHTDKRVLGSLSESIKSTERPRMREIFSCPDLQLVSYTITEKGYSLRDSEGKYLSYAANDMNNGPEKSTGAMAVTTAMLYERFKAGAYPLALVSMDNVSHNGEKLMNSVIETAEQWQNKKFVPPEFIAYLKDSGKIAFNWTMIDKITPRPSDEVGKMLGDLGVENMQTVITSKKTYIAPFVNAEEPQYLVIEDKFPNGRPEFEKADAGVYMTDRKTVNLSERMKVTACLNPIHTALCTYDCMLGYKLFADGMHDKDLSELARQVGYIEGLPVVEDPKILSPKKFIDEVINIRFPNPYLGDTSARIAVDISQMVGIRFGETIKAHIAKFGTAEKLNAIPLAIAGWLRYLLAVDDNREKFELSPDPMIPELTSQLSSIKFGRPESFDSQLRPILSNANIFGVNLYEAGLGEKIESIFRDQISGVGAVRAALKKYLYQ from the coding sequence ATGAAGCTAAATTATAAAGGTTTAGCCGATAAAGACTCGTGGCATAAAGCTGGAATCTCTTTACCGTCATATAATCCTGAAGAGTTAGCAGCAAAGACCCGCAATAATCCCCGCTGGGTTCACTTTGGAATCGGAAATATTTTCAGAATCTTTATAGGCGGCATTGCTGACAAGTTAATTAATTCGGGACTCTTAGATCGCGGCATAACTTGTATAGAAACTTTTGATTATGACGTTGTTGATAAAATTTATAGGCCGTTCGATAATTTGGCACTGGCTGTAACTCTTTACGGGGACGGTCATACAGATAAAAGAGTCTTAGGTTCACTCAGCGAGTCAATAAAATCTACAGAACGCCCTAGAATGAGAGAAATTTTTTCGTGTCCTGATTTGCAGCTAGTCTCATATACTATCACTGAAAAAGGTTACTCGCTCCGAGATTCTGAAGGCAAATATTTATCATATGCAGCAAACGACATGAATAACGGGCCGGAAAAATCAACGGGAGCAATGGCAGTTACTACAGCGATGTTATACGAGAGATTTAAGGCCGGAGCTTATCCCCTCGCGCTAGTCTCAATGGATAATGTATCACACAACGGCGAAAAGTTAATGAACAGCGTTATAGAGACCGCCGAGCAATGGCAAAATAAAAAATTTGTCCCGCCTGAGTTCATAGCATATTTAAAGGATTCTGGCAAAATCGCTTTTAACTGGACAATGATAGACAAGATCACGCCCCGCCCGTCCGATGAAGTCGGCAAAATGTTAGGTGATTTAGGCGTTGAGAATATGCAGACGGTCATAACTTCAAAGAAAACATATATAGCTCCGTTCGTGAATGCAGAAGAGCCGCAGTATTTGGTCATTGAAGATAAATTCCCTAACGGCCGCCCCGAATTCGAGAAAGCAGACGCAGGAGTCTATATGACCGACCGCAAGACAGTTAATTTATCAGAAAGAATGAAAGTTACAGCGTGTTTGAATCCTATTCATACGGCACTATGTACTTATGACTGCATGCTGGGCTATAAATTATTTGCTGATGGAATGCACGATAAAGATTTATCGGAATTAGCGCGCCAAGTCGGTTATATCGAGGGACTTCCAGTCGTTGAAGATCCTAAAATTTTATCGCCTAAAAAATTTATTGATGAAGTAATTAATATAAGATTCCCGAATCCATATTTAGGCGACACAAGCGCAAGAATAGCCGTTGATATTTCTCAAATGGTCGGCATAAGATTCGGCGAGACTATAAAAGCTCATATCGCAAAATTCGGCACTGCTGAAAAGTTAAATGCTATTCCCCTTGCAATTGCGGGCTGGCTGAGATATTTACTTGCAGTTGATGACAACAGAGAAAAATTTGAGCTTTCACCCGATCCCATGATTCCGGAACTCACGAGTCAATTATCAAGTATAAAATTTGGCAGGCCTGAAAGTTTTGACTCGCAATTAAGGCCGATTCTAAGCAATGCTAATATTTTCGGCGTTAATCTCTATGAAGCTGGACTCGGTGAAAAAATTGAGTCCATTTTCCGCGATCAGATTTCAGGAGTCGGAGCAGTAAGAGCCGCTCTCAAGAAATATCTATATCAATAA
- a CDS encoding ABC transporter permease has translation MNENKFLSVFKQNAIWLVFIVEIAIFAYFNPKFLSLANIVNISRQVSYYGIASIGMTFVILIAGIDLSIGSIIALVNVVCAYLMMNMGWNMWLAILISILMAILIGILNGWMVASIGIPAIIATFASQTIFRGVAYLLSGGLPIPGVVLENPTFGFFARWSLNRWELFKSMGNIGLIPICAIIMILCFAAGSFILNKSYFGRYFYAIGGNEEASELSGIRVNRMKYLIYALSGFFAGLAGIVLLSRSGSAQSTAAIGFEFEVITCVVLGGVSVAGGIGKMSGVIAGVLIIGSLKSGMIMMNVSEYTQMVVQGLVLAIAVGVDCFSKKRQVN, from the coding sequence ATGAATGAGAATAAATTTTTGTCAGTATTCAAGCAAAATGCAATATGGCTTGTGTTTATAGTCGAGATAGCAATTTTCGCATATTTCAACCCGAAATTTTTATCACTTGCAAATATCGTAAATATCTCGCGTCAGGTCTCATATTACGGCATAGCGTCAATAGGCATGACATTTGTTATATTAATTGCCGGTATAGATTTGTCAATCGGGTCAATTATTGCGCTCGTTAATGTCGTCTGTGCTTACTTAATGATGAATATGGGCTGGAACATGTGGCTGGCGATTTTGATTTCTATCTTGATGGCAATATTAATCGGAATTCTTAACGGCTGGATGGTTGCGTCAATAGGGATTCCTGCGATTATAGCGACTTTTGCATCACAGACTATTTTTAGGGGAGTTGCTTATTTGCTTTCAGGCGGTCTACCCATTCCCGGAGTCGTCCTTGAGAATCCTACGTTCGGATTTTTCGCGCGGTGGTCATTAAATCGCTGGGAGTTATTCAAGTCTATGGGTAATATCGGCTTGATTCCTATATGCGCTATTATAATGATTCTGTGCTTTGCTGCTGGGAGCTTTATATTAAATAAATCGTATTTCGGACGATATTTTTACGCGATCGGTGGTAATGAAGAAGCCTCAGAATTATCAGGAATCAGAGTCAACCGCATGAAATATTTAATTTATGCATTGTCGGGCTTCTTTGCGGGCTTGGCGGGAATAGTATTATTATCTCGTTCAGGCTCGGCACAGAGTACGGCGGCTATAGGCTTTGAATTTGAAGTAATAACTTGTGTAGTACTCGGCGGCGTGTCAGTTGCAGGCGGAATCGGTAAAATGTCCGGAGTCATTGCGGGTGTGTTAATTATCGGCTCGCTTAAAAGCGGAATGATCATGATGAACGTCAGCGAATATACACAAATGGTAGTTCAGGGCTTAGTTTTGGCAATTGCGGTCGGTGTAGATTGTTTCTCGAAAAAACGTCAGGTCAATTAA
- a CDS encoding alcohol dehydrogenase catalytic domain-containing protein, which yields MSELMTQQLMTEPKHITFREVEKPKPGPDQVLVKIKKIGICGSDIHVYHGTHPYTSYPVTQGHEVSGQIVEVGEYVKDLHVGQKITIEPQVFCGRCYPCLHGKYNLCEHLKVMGFQTTGTASDYFAVDSSKVTPIPEDMPYSQGAMLEPLAVTVHAAKRFPDLKGAKVVVLGCGPIGILLVQSLKALGAAQVFATDISDKRLELAKSLGADFAVNTMKEDYAAELVKAFGPDKADVIYECAGTDITMNQAIQNARKGSTIILVAVFGKMANVDLAKLNDSELDLNTSMMYRHEDFVDAIKFVKEGKVQLKPLQSARFAFKDFQKAYEYIDANRETTMKVIIDVDPLEE from the coding sequence ATGTCAGAGTTAATGACTCAGCAATTAATGACAGAACCTAAGCATATTACATTTAGGGAAGTCGAGAAACCGAAGCCCGGCCCCGATCAAGTTCTAGTGAAAATCAAGAAAATCGGTATCTGCGGCTCTGATATTCACGTTTATCACGGGACTCACCCGTATACTTCTTATCCTGTAACACAGGGTCATGAAGTGTCCGGCCAAATTGTAGAAGTCGGCGAATATGTTAAAGATTTACACGTCGGGCAAAAAATTACGATTGAGCCTCAAGTTTTCTGCGGCCGCTGTTATCCGTGTTTACATGGGAAGTATAATTTATGTGAGCATTTGAAGGTCATGGGATTCCAGACGACTGGGACTGCGAGCGATTATTTTGCAGTCGACTCAAGCAAAGTTACTCCGATCCCTGAAGATATGCCCTATTCACAAGGCGCAATGCTTGAACCCTTAGCGGTTACTGTACACGCTGCGAAAAGATTCCCGGATCTCAAGGGCGCAAAAGTTGTCGTGCTGGGCTGCGGACCGATCGGAATTTTACTCGTTCAATCTTTAAAGGCTCTCGGAGCTGCTCAAGTTTTCGCTACAGATATTTCTGATAAGAGGCTCGAACTTGCAAAGAGTCTCGGTGCTGATTTCGCAGTCAATACAATGAAAGAAGATTACGCCGCTGAACTTGTAAAAGCATTCGGACCTGATAAAGCTGACGTAATTTATGAGTGCGCCGGAACTGATATAACAATGAATCAGGCTATACAGAACGCCCGCAAAGGAAGTACTATAATTCTTGTAGCAGTATTCGGCAAAATGGCAAATGTAGATCTCGCGAAATTAAATGACTCCGAGCTTGATTTAAATACGTCAATGATGTATAGACATGAAGATTTTGTTGACGCTATTAAATTTGTGAAAGAGGGCAAAGTCCAGTTAAAGCCCTTACAGAGTGCGAGATTTGCTTTTAAAGACTTCCAGAAAGCATATGAGTACATTGACGCGAATCGAGAAACTACAATGAAAGTTATTATCGATGTTGATCCGTTGGAGGAGTAA